One region of Purpureocillium takamizusanense chromosome 4, complete sequence genomic DNA includes:
- a CDS encoding Argininosuccinate synthase (EggNog:ENOG503NWI9~COG:E~BUSCO:EOG09262A8G), with product MVIEDLQREFVEEIVFRAIQCNAVYEDRYLLGTALARPIIARAQVRAAEQYKCDFVSHGCTGKGNDQVRFELAFKACNPSLKVIAPWRLPEFFERFEGRQALLKFAAENNIPVSSTPKAPWSQDENLVHCSYEAGILEDPDHTPPKELWTQTVDPLDAPNTPLDFEIHFEKGIPVKVVTPDTTATDSVELFKLLNKIGHDHGVGRIDIVESRFVNLKSRGCYDTPGLTIARLAHIDLEGLVMDSKVRKIRDQFCTFEWSHALYNGMYFSPEREFIDNSIIFSQRGVTGKVRMRAYKGNAYVLGRSSEVSTLYSQQDASMDSLEGFSPIDTTGFIAIQNIRIGKYGMQKIRDGEPLSK from the exons ATGGTCATTGAGGACCTCCAGCGCGAGTTCGTCGAGGAGATTGTCTTCCGCGCCATCCAGTGCAACGCCGTCTACGAGGACCGCTACCTGCTCGGCACCGCCCTGGCCCgccccatcatcgcccgcgcccagGTCCGAGCCGCCGAGCAGTACAAGTGCGACTTTGTGAGCCACGGCTGCACTGGCAAGGGC AACGA CCAGGTTCGCTTCGAGCTCGCCTTCAAGGCTTGCAACCCCTCTCTCAAGGTCATCGCCCCTTGGAGGCTACCCGAGTTTTTCGAGCGTTTCGAGGGCCGCCAGGCGCTCCTCAAGTTTGCTGCCGAAAACAACATCCCCGTCTCCTCCACTCCCAAGGCGCCTTGGAGCCAGGACGAGAACCTGGTGCACTGCTCGTACGAGGcgggcatcctcgaggaCCCCGACCACACGCCCCCCAAGGAGCTGTGGACCCAGACCGTCGACCCGCTCGACGCCCCCAACACGCCCCTCGACTTTGAGATTCACTTTGAGAAGGGCATCCCCGTCAAGGTGGTCACCCCggacacgacggcgaccgaCTCGGTCGAGCTGTTCAAGCTGCTCAACAAGATTGGCCACgaccacggcgtcggccgcatCGACAT TGTTGAGAGCCGATTCGTCAACCTCAAGAGCCGAGGCTGCTAC GACACCCCCGGCCTGACCAttgcccgcctcgcccacatcgacctcgagggcctcgtcatGGACTCCAAGGTGCGCAAGATCCGCGACCAGTTCTGCACGTTCGAGTGGTCGCACGCCCTGTACAACGGCATGTACTTTAGCCCGGAGCGCGAGTTCATCGACAACTCGATCATCTTCtcgcagcgcggcgtcaCGGGCAAGGTGCGCATGAGGGCCTACAAGGGCAATGCCTACGTGCTGGGCCGCTCCAGCGAGGTCAGCACGCTGTATTCGCAGCAGGACGCGTCCATGGACAGCCTCGAGGGCTTTTCGCCCATTGACACGACGGGCTTCATCGCCATCCAGAATATTCGCATCGGCAAGTACGGCATGCAGAAGATTCGGGACGGCGAGCCCCTCAGCAAGTAG
- a CDS encoding Acetoacetate--CoA ligase (TransMembrane:1 (i163-187o)~EggNog:ENOG503NU7T~COG:I), translating into MDFNTMPRKLWEHPDPKSTNMWQFMQGVNRKHGLSLKNFRDLYKWSCHNRALFYEQLWVWQRSIHEGSYTKVVDESVPISKLPRWFEGIRLNWAENLLWSRGPGDAPAGERTTLHKEDTKIALTEVREGNTEVRDVTWAELRARVAQMAAAMSARGVKKGDRVVAVAAHALETAVVFLATTWLGAIFSSSSTDMGVSGLLQRATQIDPKFVFFDDGALYNGKVLDLRDKICGVADGMKQCPSFESIVVIQRFTGKPYDTSSISSTERLEQFLQAGTRLTAPPPFVRVGFQDPMVVYYSSGTTGTPKAIVHGVGTVIMSMEKEGGLHRNTGPDDVHLQYTTTGWVMYLASIAHMLLGGRSVLYDGSPFLPGPDVLVRMCEEHRVTILGVSPRWMTELMKRNIVPRERADLSRLRLVTSTGMVLPEQMFHWFYDIAFPKQVQLGNMSGGTDIAGCFVMENPLEPLYAGGCMGGSLGVPIAIYDHDLPDGSRGKALPDGEAGDLVSTGAFPNVPLFLWGDTEPAPGKKYVDSYFGRFEGVWAQGDFIAVHPKTGGVVMLGRSDGVLNPSGVRFGSSDIYAVLERRFTAEVAESLCVGQRRETDLDERVVLFLLMRPGKKLDAALVAKIKDTIAREMTKRHVPKYIFEVPDIPVTVNGKKVELPVKSIISGKTIKPSGTLLNPKSLDFFYQFQKIEEVAPPQAKL; encoded by the exons ATGGATTTCAACACGATGCCGCGGAAGCTATGGGAGCATCCCGACCCCAAGAGCACCAACATGTGGCAGTTTATGCAAGGTGTCAACCGCAAGCATGGTCTATCCCTAAAG AACTTTCGTGACTTGTACAAGTGGTCCTGCCATAACCGCGCCCTTTTCTACGAGCAGCTGTGGGTCTGGCAGCGCAGCATCCACGAGGGATCATATACCAAGGTCGTTGACGAATCCGTTCCCATTTCCAAGCTGCCACGTTGGTTCGAAGGCATCCGCCTCAATTGGGCCGAGAACCTGCTATGGAGCCGGGGACccggcgacgcgccggctGGTGAGCGTACGACCCTGCACAAAGAAGACACCAAGATTGCCCTGACCGAGGTGCGTGAGGGCAACACCGAAGTCCGCGACGTGACGTGGGCAGAGCTGCGTGCTCGCGTCGCccagatggccgccgccatgagcgcGCGAGGCGTCAAAAAGGGCGACCGTGTTGTTGCCGTCGCAGCGCATGCTTTGGAGACTGCCGTGGTGTTCCTAGCGACGACGTGGCTTGGCGCCAtcttcagcagcagctcgaccgACATGGGAGTTTCCGGTCTATTGCAGCGGGCGACACAGATAGACCCCAAG TTCGTCTTCTTCGATGACGGCGCACTTTACAACGGAAAGGTCCTTGACTTGCGCGACAAGATCTGCGGCGTGGCCGACGGCATGAAACAGTGCCCGAGTTTTGAATCCATTGTCGTCATCCAACGTTTCACCGGCAAGCCGTACGATACGTCCTCCATCTCGAGCACGGAGCGTCTCGAGCAGTTTTTGCAGGCCGGCACGCGCCTCACCGCTCCCCCGCCCTTCGTTCGCGTTGGTTTTCAGGACCCCATGGTCGTCTACTACTCGTCAGGCACGACGGGCACCCCCAAGGCTATTGTTCACGGCGTCGGCACGGTCATCATGTCCATGGAGAAGGAGGGCGGCTTGCACCGCAACACGGGGCCCGACGATGTGCATCTACAATACACAACGACTGGTTGGGTCATGTACCTGGCCAGCATAGCTCACATGCTTTTGGGTGGTCGCAGCGTCCTGTACGACGGCTCGCCTTTCCTGCCGGGTCCAGACGTCCTTGTACGCATGTGCGAAGAGCATCGCGTCACGATCTTGGGGGTCAGCCCTCGATGGATGACAGAGCTCATGAAGCGGAACATTGTGCCGCGCGAGCGTGCCGACTTGTCGCGTCTTAGGCTGGTGACGAGCACGGGCATGGTGCTGCCGGAACAAATGTTCCATTGGTTCTACGACATTGCCTTTCCCAAACAGGTGCAGCTTGGTAACATGTCTGGCGGGACCGATATT GCCGGCTGCTTCGTCATGGAGAATCCGCTGGAGCCGCTGTATGCCGGCGGCTGCATGGGCGGCTCCTTGGGCGTGCCCATCGCCATCTACGACCACGACCTGCCCGATGGGAGCCGCGGTAAGGCGCTtccggacggcgaggcgggtgACCTGGTCTCGACGGGCGCGTTCCCCAACGTGCCTCTCTTCCTGTGGGGCGACacggagccggcgccgggcaaAAAGTACGTGGACTCATACTTTGGGCGGTTCGAGGGCGTGTGGGCGCAGGGCGACTTCATCGCCGTGCACCCCAAGACGGGTggggtggtgatgctgggTCGCTCCGATGGTGTGCTAAACCCGAGCGGCGTGCGGTTTGGCAGCTCCGACATCTATGCTGTCCTGGAGCGGCGATTCACTGCCGAGGTGGCCGAGAGCCTGTGCGTCGGTCAGCGCCGCGAGacggacctcgacgagcgggTCGTGCTGTTCCTGCTCATGCGGCcgggcaagaagctcgatGCGGCGCTGGTAGCCAAGATCAAGGATACGATTGCGCGGGAGATGACCAAGAGGCACGTCCCCAAGTACATATTCGAGGTGCCTGACATTCCG GTCACGGTCAACGGCAAAAAGGTCGAGCTACCCGTCAAGAGCATCATCTCGGGCAAGACGATCAAGCCGAGCGGGACGCTGCTCAACCCCAAGAGCCTCGACTTTTTCTACCAGTTCCAGAAGATTGAGGAGGTGGCTCCGCCCCAGGCGAAGCTGTAG
- a CDS encoding uncharacterized protein (TransMembrane:2 (o68-88i143-162o)~EggNog:ENOG503P5JV): protein MSRLFPHTAYAEDQPLAHLILTTHVLTRGITAGALLGATLSAARHSIPSLRPRAASAAALAPPLPAKVLLGASSGSVAGLGILAVALAGRMRGREDVEWRDRAWRLLENEGQLETDDWTYAAMGLAAGTAVATGRVRALGWRALVGAMGLGSVGGMVGYMAWRYGFNGGKFPSEGRKAERPGGL, encoded by the coding sequence ATGTCGCGCCTCTTCCCGCACACCGCCTACGCAGAGGACCAGCCCCTCGCGCACCTCATCCTCACCACCCACGTCCTCACCcgcggcatcaccgccggcgctctcctcggcgccaccctctccgccgcgcgGCACTCCATCCCCTcgctgcgcccgcgcgccgcctccgccgccgccctcgccccccccctgcccgccaaggtcctcctcggcgcctcctccggcagcgtcgccggcctgggcatcctcgccgtcgcgctggccgGACGCatgcgcggccgcgaggacgTCGAGTGGCGCGACCGCGCGTGGCGCCTGCTCGAGAACGAGGGCCAGCTCGAGACGGACGACTGGACGTACGCCGCCATGGGGCTCGCGGCGGGGaccgccgtggcgacgggccgcgtGCGGGCGTTGGGGTGGAGGGCGCTGGTCGGCGCCATGGGGCTGGGGAGCGTGGGTGGCATGGTGGGATACATGGCGTGGAGGTATGGCTTCAATGGGGGCAAGTTTCCCTCCgaggggaggaaggcggAGAGGCCGGGTGGCCTGTGA